In Triticum aestivum cultivar Chinese Spring chromosome 5B, IWGSC CS RefSeq v2.1, whole genome shotgun sequence, the following proteins share a genomic window:
- the LOC123116942 gene encoding uncharacterized protein, with protein MGACNSCEATAVAAVTGASAVGEATAARVVLADGQLQRFPGGTRASQAMKAAAAAATAAPAGACFLCSADGLELGGAVAAVAADEELQPGQLYFVLPAAMRRRPLQAEEMAALAIRASAALACDHDGPLVFPDSASGAPAARSGVKGASRRRSRRAPSLGRDFVPDLGAIAE; from the coding sequence ATGGGCGCGTGCAACTCGTGCGAGGCGACGGCCGTGGCGGCGGTGACGGGGGCCTCCGCGGTGGGCGAGGCCACGGCGGCGCGGGTCGTGCTCGCGGACGGCCAGCTGCAGCGGTTCCCCGGGGGCACCCGGGCGTCGCAGGCCATGAAGGCcgcggctgcggcggcgacggcggcgcccgcGGGCGCGTGCTTCCTGTGCAGCGCCGACGGGCTCGAGCTCGGCGGcgcggtggccgcggtggcggccgacgaggagctgcagcccGGGCAGCTCTACTTCGTGCTGCCCGCGGCGATGCGGCGCCGGCCGCTGCAGGCGGAGGAGATGGCCGCGCTCGCGATCCGCGCCAGCGCCGCGCTGGCCTGCGACCACGACGGCCCGCTCGTGTTCCCCGACTCGGCCAGCGGCGCCCCCGCGGCGAGGAGCGGCGTGAAGGGTGCGTCCCGCCGGCGGTCGCGGAGGGCCCCCAGCCTCGGGCGCGACTTCGTGCCTGATCTCGGCGCCATTGCCGAGTAG